One segment of Sporichthyaceae bacterium DNA contains the following:
- a CDS encoding DUF4031 domain-containing protein encodes MAILIDPPLFPGHGRMWSHVSSDSDLAELHAFAQSVGIPAKAFDRDHYDVPADWYERLLEAGARPVSSRALVAALRAAGLRTPKSSSHLRVAS; translated from the coding sequence ATGGCGATCCTGATCGACCCACCGCTGTTTCCGGGCCACGGCCGCATGTGGTCCCACGTGTCCAGCGACAGCGATCTCGCGGAGTTGCACGCCTTCGCGCAGTCGGTCGGGATCCCGGCCAAGGCGTTCGACCGCGATCACTACGACGTGCCCGCCGACTGGTACGAGCGCCTGCTCGAGGCCGGGGCGCGCCCGGTGTCCTCCCGGGCTCTGGTCGCCGCCCTGCGCGCGGCCGGGCTGCGGACCCCCAAGTCGTCGTCCCACCTGCGCGTCGCCTCCTGA